A window of the Desulforapulum autotrophicum HRM2 genome harbors these coding sequences:
- a CDS encoding pyridoxamine kinase, whose protein sequence is MHNPVPRVAAIHDLSGFGRASLTVIIPILSTMGVQTCPLPTAVLSSHTGGFNDYHFVDMTEDMVKIIDHWKALDIAFDAIYSGFLGSPRQVDIVMDFIGTFARPEQFVVVDPVMGDDGKPYKTMGPEMIRQMQSLVSHADIITPNFTEAAFLLDEPYTDYLDERQIKEWILRLCEKGPGKVIITSVPVAGRKNLSGVVAFDRDDGRFWKVDCAYIPAHYPGTGDAFASVIVGGLLQGDSLPIALDRAVQFVSMAIRSTFGYNYPSREGVLLERVLTNLRAPVTASSYEMMA, encoded by the coding sequence ATGCACAATCCAGTCCCCCGGGTGGCCGCCATCCATGACCTTTCCGGGTTTGGGAGGGCGTCACTGACGGTTATCATTCCAATTTTATCCACCATGGGAGTCCAGACCTGCCCCCTGCCCACGGCCGTTCTTTCCAGCCATACCGGCGGTTTCAATGATTATCATTTTGTAGACATGACCGAAGACATGGTCAAAATTATTGACCACTGGAAGGCGCTGGATATTGCATTTGATGCGATTTACAGCGGATTCTTAGGTTCCCCCCGGCAGGTTGATATCGTCATGGACTTTATTGGCACCTTTGCCCGCCCCGAACAGTTTGTTGTTGTGGATCCGGTAATGGGAGATGACGGGAAACCCTATAAAACAATGGGGCCGGAAATGATCCGGCAGATGCAGTCACTGGTGAGCCATGCCGACATTATTACCCCAAATTTTACTGAAGCTGCGTTTTTGTTGGATGAGCCCTATACTGACTACCTTGATGAGCGGCAGATCAAAGAATGGATTTTAAGGCTTTGCGAGAAAGGACCAGGAAAGGTTATCATAACCAGTGTACCTGTTGCAGGGCGAAAAAATTTATCGGGGGTGGTGGCCTTTGACCGTGACGATGGCCGCTTCTGGAAGGTAGACTGTGCCTATATCCCGGCCCATTACCCGGGCACAGGGGATGCCTTTGCCAGTGTTATTGTGGGTGGCCTTTTACAGGGAGACAGCCTTCCCATTGCCCTGGACCGGGCCGTTCAATTCGTATCCATGGCCATACGGTCCACCTTTGGTTACAATTATCCCAGCCGGGAAGGGGTTCTTCTGGAAAGAGTGCTCACAAACTTAAGGGCACCGGTGACCGCCAGCAGTTACGAGATGATGGCATAA
- a CDS encoding NifB/NifX family molybdenum-iron cluster-binding protein, whose translation MKLCITAAGKSIDANIDTRFGRAPWFLIVDTDTGTIIEAVENTAVAQGQGAGIAATKLVTAKNIDAVLTGTVGPNAAQLFQTTGVSVFEGVSSQDTVEQALAKFKQGAFGKTTQNGEPTPSPRGQGGGRGRGIAGGGRGMGGGGGQGMGGQSGKGRGMGGGGGRRK comes from the coding sequence ATGAAACTTTGTATAACAGCAGCAGGAAAAAGCATTGATGCCAATATCGATACCCGATTTGGCAGGGCACCCTGGTTTCTAATTGTCGATACAGATACAGGCACCATTATTGAGGCGGTTGAAAATACGGCTGTCGCCCAGGGACAGGGAGCTGGGATTGCCGCGACTAAGCTTGTGACAGCTAAAAATATTGATGCGGTTCTCACCGGCACGGTCGGCCCCAATGCCGCCCAGTTATTTCAAACTACCGGGGTCAGCGTTTTTGAAGGTGTGTCTTCCCAGGACACCGTTGAGCAGGCCCTGGCTAAATTTAAACAAGGTGCCTTTGGCAAGACCACCCAGAACGGCGAACCAACGCCCTCTCCCCGCGGTCAGGGTGGCGGAAGAGGGCGGGGTATAGCCGGCGGTGGCCGTGGCATGGGCGGTGGCGGTGGCCAGGGTATGGGCGGCCAAAGCGGCAAGGGTCGGGGTATGGGAGGTGGGGGGGGACGACGCAAATAA
- a CDS encoding putative manganese transporter: MLQQTMTHAVLITGFVFMMMLIIEYLNVLSRGVWQSGLRGGRWRQYFLAAFLGATPGCLGAFAVVSLYLHREVSLGALVVAMVATSGDESFVMLSLIPQKAAIVFVLLFVVGIAAGYFTDALFGKQPADPVIGHNTFNVHGQEICHCFPWGNLRRQWRHCSSARGVLGCTLLLFVFAVCCGQLGPANWNWLRVTLVVLALVGFFIVATVPDHFLEEHLWNHVVKDHVPKVFLWTFGALLLMSILVDSLHLEGWIQNNQLIILMIACLVGLIPESGPHLLFLTLFVEGTIPFSIFMASSIVQDGHGMLPLLAESRRDFLKVKAINFAVGILTGFTGYTLGW, translated from the coding sequence ATGCTGCAGCAGACAATGACACACGCCGTACTGATAACCGGCTTTGTGTTCATGATGATGTTGATCATTGAATACCTTAATGTCCTGTCCCGTGGCGTCTGGCAAAGTGGGTTGCGCGGTGGCCGCTGGCGGCAATATTTTCTGGCAGCTTTTCTTGGCGCAACGCCAGGTTGTTTAGGCGCCTTTGCCGTCGTCTCTTTGTATCTGCACCGGGAGGTCAGTCTTGGGGCACTGGTGGTGGCGATGGTTGCTACAAGTGGTGATGAATCCTTTGTTATGCTGTCTTTGATCCCACAAAAGGCTGCAATCGTTTTTGTACTGTTGTTTGTTGTTGGCATTGCTGCTGGCTATTTCACCGATGCGCTGTTTGGCAAACAACCAGCGGATCCGGTCATTGGCCACAATACCTTTAACGTTCATGGGCAGGAGATATGTCATTGCTTTCCCTGGGGAAACCTTCGTAGGCAGTGGAGACACTGTTCTTCTGCCCGTGGTGTCCTTGGATGCACTTTGCTTTTGTTCGTATTTGCGGTGTGCTGTGGACAGCTGGGACCGGCAAACTGGAACTGGCTTCGGGTAACATTGGTCGTCCTTGCCCTTGTGGGATTTTTCATTGTTGCAACGGTTCCTGATCATTTTTTGGAAGAGCATCTCTGGAACCATGTGGTAAAGGACCATGTCCCCAAGGTGTTTCTCTGGACTTTTGGTGCCCTGTTGCTGATGTCGATATTGGTTGATTCCCTTCACCTTGAGGGGTGGATACAGAACAATCAACTGATTATTCTGATGATCGCCTGCCTTGTCGGGCTTATTCCTGAATCAGGGCCCCACCTTCTCTTTCTTACGCTGTTTGTTGAAGGGACTATCCCCTTCAGCATTTTTATGGCCAGTTCCATTGTGCAGGATGGTCATGGAATGTTGCCGTTACTTGCTGAATCTCGTCGAGATTTTTTAAAGGTAAAGGCAATTAATTTTGCCGTGGGAATATTGACGGGATTCACCGGATATACGCTTGGATGGTGA
- a CDS encoding MBL fold metallo-hydrolase — translation MNRSIEIIGTESLGVRGLSCLVHAGERRIVIDPGIALGYLRHGFLPHPLQIAEGEHLRQRIITALTTATDVVFSHFHGDHVPLRDANPYQMAIRQLPPNFQKICCWSKSMDALGTKMKQRAQDLKEYIGSNFHSAENLKDGPLCFSKAVNHGGGRNSGSDMVMMTRIDVGNAVFVHASDIQLLDAETIDYIIAWEPDIVLAAGPPLYLERLSPAMRQVAWENGFRLAQNVETLILDHHLMRDQQGPVWLADLSAAVGRQIYCAADFMGRKRLLLEAERKNLYGAMPVPATWHEEYAKNKGVQI, via the coding sequence ATGAACAGATCAATTGAAATAATCGGTACTGAATCGCTGGGGGTAAGGGGGTTGAGTTGCCTGGTTCACGCAGGAGAACGGCGGATCGTCATTGATCCTGGAATTGCTCTGGGGTATTTACGCCACGGCTTTTTGCCCCATCCATTGCAGATCGCTGAAGGAGAACACCTGCGACAGCGAATTATCACAGCATTAACGACAGCAACAGATGTGGTATTCAGTCATTTCCATGGTGATCACGTTCCGTTACGCGATGCAAATCCATATCAAATGGCAATCCGACAGCTTCCCCCAAATTTTCAGAAGATTTGCTGCTGGAGTAAATCCATGGATGCCCTTGGCACTAAAATGAAGCAGCGCGCCCAGGATTTAAAGGAATATATAGGCAGCAATTTTCACAGTGCTGAAAATCTCAAGGATGGCCCCCTCTGTTTTTCTAAGGCAGTGAACCATGGGGGTGGTAGAAATTCCGGAAGCGACATGGTTATGATGACTCGCATTGATGTGGGCAATGCCGTTTTTGTCCATGCCTCGGATATTCAGTTACTCGATGCTGAAACCATTGATTATATCATTGCCTGGGAACCGGATATCGTTCTTGCAGCAGGGCCACCTTTATATCTTGAGAGGCTTTCACCTGCAATGCGTCAAGTTGCATGGGAAAATGGTTTTCGTCTGGCTCAAAATGTAGAAACCCTCATTCTTGATCATCACCTGATGCGTGATCAACAGGGGCCTGTATGGCTGGCAGACCTTTCCGCTGCAGTCGGCAGACAAATCTATTGCGCCGCAGACTTCATGGGCAGAAAACGTCTGCTCCTGGAAGCCGAAAGAAAAAACCTCTATGGGGCAATGCCTGTACCGGCAACCTGGCACGAGGAGTATGCAAAAAATAAGGGGGTGCAGATTTAA
- a CDS encoding mechanosensitive ion channel family protein, whose protein sequence is MKKSLKTLLWLVIALAVIPNFAIAAECPSDIKAITNDDPNIPIKVLAQRVKPLTKCELEVEAQAWVLLLQKKITEISNAEVAALYKKDEIQKAEKVEEALEDANKVKEGGDSEEAKKASQEAKKALKEAEEKLSEDKTLQKAVEIAATKAKEEGKSATPSETSKEGKAELKTALIEHINSLIAERTALIDRFNIVLTELTAKGGTTVEYDAYIKAVSGIKVDVTDAGATWTTITGWLMSEEGGFRWAVNLIQFLVIIILFYLLSIIAGKAAQKAFSKMKQFSTLLRDFLVLTTRRLTLLVGLFVGLSALEINIGPVLAIIGAAGFVIAFALQNSLSNFASGILMLLYRPFDIGEVVKVAGTLGSVESMNLLSTQLRTPDNQLVIVPNNSVWGDVIVNVTGITERRIDLVFGIGYSDDIDKAQRILEEIVSEHKLILKNPGAKVKLHELADSSVNFICRPWVRPDDYWDVYWDITREVKRRFDAEGISIPFPQHDVHLYQVANS, encoded by the coding sequence ATGAAAAAGAGTCTTAAAACCTTGTTATGGCTTGTAATTGCCCTGGCAGTGATTCCCAATTTTGCCATTGCAGCAGAATGTCCCTCTGACATTAAAGCGATAACAAATGATGATCCAAACATTCCCATCAAAGTGCTGGCACAACGTGTTAAGCCATTGACAAAATGCGAACTTGAAGTTGAGGCCCAGGCCTGGGTATTGTTGCTGCAAAAAAAAATTACAGAAATAAGTAATGCTGAAGTGGCAGCACTCTACAAAAAGGATGAAATCCAAAAGGCCGAAAAAGTTGAGGAGGCGCTGGAAGATGCAAACAAAGTAAAAGAAGGCGGTGACAGTGAAGAGGCTAAAAAGGCGTCCCAGGAAGCAAAAAAAGCTTTGAAAGAAGCTGAAGAAAAATTATCCGAGGATAAAACCCTTCAAAAGGCCGTTGAAATTGCAGCAACCAAGGCAAAGGAAGAGGGAAAATCGGCCACACCATCAGAGACGTCAAAAGAGGGGAAGGCTGAGCTTAAAACAGCATTAATCGAACATATTAATTCGTTAATAGCTGAGCGAACAGCGCTGATAGACAGATTTAATATTGTATTGACTGAATTGACGGCCAAGGGTGGTACAACAGTAGAATATGATGCTTACATTAAAGCAGTTTCAGGCATTAAGGTTGATGTGACTGATGCCGGGGCCACTTGGACGACAATTACCGGCTGGTTGATGTCAGAAGAAGGGGGATTTCGCTGGGCAGTTAACCTGATCCAGTTTTTAGTCATCATTATTTTATTTTATCTGCTCTCGATTATTGCAGGAAAAGCGGCTCAAAAAGCTTTCTCAAAGATGAAACAGTTTTCAACACTACTGCGAGACTTCCTGGTGCTGACTACGCGCCGACTGACATTGCTTGTTGGATTGTTTGTCGGACTGTCGGCACTGGAAATTAATATTGGACCGGTACTCGCCATCATCGGCGCCGCCGGTTTCGTCATTGCCTTTGCATTACAAAACTCCCTGAGTAATTTTGCCAGTGGTATCCTCATGTTGCTGTATCGGCCATTTGATATTGGTGAAGTGGTCAAAGTGGCGGGTACGCTGGGGAGTGTTGAATCGATGAATCTATTGTCCACACAATTGAGAACGCCTGATAACCAGCTTGTTATTGTTCCCAACAATTCAGTCTGGGGCGATGTCATTGTTAATGTTACCGGCATCACGGAACGCCGCATCGACCTGGTGTTTGGCATTGGATATAGCGATGACATTGATAAGGCACAGAGAATTCTGGAAGAAATTGTCAGTGAACATAAATTAATCCTGAAGAATCCTGGAGCAAAAGTAAAACTCCACGAACTCGCAGACTCATCGGTTAATTTTATTTGCCGCCCATGGGTCAGGCCTGATGATTACTGGGATGTTTACTGGGATATTACGCGGGAAGTTAAACGCCGCTTTGATGCTGAAGGGATTTCCATACCCTTCCCGCAGCATGATGTTCACCTTTACCAGGTAGCAAACAGCTAA